From the genome of Thermosynechococcus sp. NK55a:
TTGGCTTTGCCATTCCCATCAATACGGCCTATCGCATTGCTGAGCAAATTATTACCACGGGTGGCGCTCAGCACCTCTACTTAGGCATTCGCATGGTGCCCCTAACTCCAGAACTGGCACTACAAATCCGTGAACAACAGCCCAACTGGACCTTGAACCGAACCCAAGGCACTCTGATCATTGGCGTTGCCCCCAATTCGCCAGCGGCAAAAGCGGGTCTGCAAGCGGGAGATTGGATTGCCAAAGTTAACGACATTAACCAACCCACCCCGCAACAAGTACAAAGCGTTGTTGAGCAAACGAAACTCGGGGAGAAAATTACTTTGGAGATTCAACGGGGCGATCGCCGGCAAACCATGAGCCTTAAACCAGAGCCAATGCCGCCGGAATTGTATCCCTCCTCTCAGCCAGAATAAGTTACCAGAATAAGTTAGTGAATAGTGGGGCTACAGTAGTGCCACTTTTCCTGCAAACCGGCGGCCGCAATAGCTGAGGCACCCGTTAAAACCCGTTAAAAATGGGGTAAACCCGATGGAGAACGCTGGGAAGCCTGTGGCTGGGGAGGGCGGCAAGGATTTGAGCAACCATAGGAAAATTCCCAATTAGGGGATGAGTACCACCTTCCCCTGCACCAAGCGTTGGCTGAGATAGCGGTGGGCATCGGCGGCAGCACCGAGGGGGAAGGTTTTATCCACAACAACCCGGAGCTCGCCGCGATCCACAAGGCTGGCCACCTGCTCTAGGATTTTGCCTTGATGGGCAAGGGCCTCCCGCAGGCCCATGAGTTGAGGGGTGAGCATCAGCGTGAGCTGAATCAAGAGGTTGCGTTGGCGGGCAATTTTCCATGGGGTATCGGCTGCGGGTTCCAAGAGGGTGGCGAGGGTGCCGTAGGGACGCACCGCCTTGAAGGTCTCGGCAAAGGTGGCACCCCCAACGGTATCAAGGGCAAGATCAACCCCCTTGCCGTCGGTCCAATCTAAAACCGCTTGCACCCAGTCGGTTGTTGTGTAGTTAATGGCGAGGGTTGCCCCCAAAGCTTCTGTAAATTGAGCTTTTGCTGGCGAACTGATGGTGGTGGCCACTTGCGCACCTGCGCGCTGCGCTAATTGAATGGCCAGATGCCCCACCCCGCCCGCGCCGGCGTGAATGAGAACGGTTTTTGCGGTAGAGAGGACATTCAACGCTGGGACTGCCCCGCGATCGCCCAAAGCTTCCCAAGCGGTAATGACGGCCAAGGGCAAAGCGGCTGCCTGAATAAAGGAGAGGGTTTTGGGCTTGTGGGCAACAGCAGCTTCCGGCACAACTGCATACTCGGCGTAACAGCCGCCGCGATCGCCCAAGCCGCCATAGCAGAAATAGACTTCATCCCCTATGCGAAAGCGCTGTACTGCCGCACCCACAGCCACCACTACACCGGCACCATCACAGCCGAGAATCGCTGGCCGGCGATCGGGAAAAAACGTGCCCCGCTGTCGTAGCTTAGTATCAATGGGGTTGACACTGGCTGCCCACAGTTGAATTTTCACCTCATCGGCAGCTTCAATCTGCGGCTCGGGCACCTCCCGTAGCACTAAAACATCGGGCTCGCCAAACTCAGTGATGGCAATGGCTTTCATGTTTTGGCTGGCTGGGAAAGCATCTCAGGACGAAATAACGCCCCTATTGTACTCCATCAACTCCACCGCCAAAGAACCCCCTCAAGGGGGAGTCATTGCCAACCCCTCCAGCACTGGTGGCTCCATTTTCAGCTGGGAAAGACTCCCTGCACAGACCCCCCTAGGCGGTAGGCTGGGACTACTATAAGCACAATCCCTTTGCAAGCATCTAGTCCAGATCATTATTTTGTTTTTGTAAAATTTTAATTTTAGATCCGCGGTTGCTCGGGGCGTAATCTCTCTCTAGGACCGGGTTTCCAGCAAATTCAAGCACCTCTAAATCTACCCGCAACTGTCCTAGGGCTGACAGCGTCGGGCCTTGCTAAAATCTTGGAGCAGAGAGAATATTTTTGTCTAGAGATGCTTGATCGACCGCCGTTGGGCACGCGATCGCCGCCGCAGGGGGAAGCCTCTATACTAGGATGTTGACCCTCTGGCCATTTGGTTTGCCCCATGAGCTTGCTCCAAGTCACTGATGTCTATGCCGGCTATATTCCCGATGTGGATATTTTACGGGGGGTTAATTTTCGCCTCGAAGCCGGGGAGCTCGTGGCTGTCATTGGCCCCAATGGCGCGGGAAAATCCACATTAGCAAAAACCATCGCTGGTTTGCTGACGCCCCGCCTTGGCACAATTACCCTTGCCGGAGAAGATATCACCTACCTGCGGCCTCACGAAATTGTCAAAAAAGGTATTGGCTACGTGCCGCAAATTGCCAATGTGTTCCGCTCACTCACCATTGAAGAAAATCTGGAGATGGGGGCCTTTACCAAAACCGGCAACCTCAAGGCCCTCAAAGAACGGGTCTATGACACCTTTCCCCGCCTGGCGGAGCGGCGACAGCAACGGGCCGGTACCCTTTCCGGGGGCGAACGGCAAATGTTGGCCATGGGACGCGCCATGATGCTGGATCCCCAAATTATGGTCTTGGATGAGCCCTCTGCTGCTCTTTCCCCAGCGCTGGTCAATGATGTCTTTGCCAAAATCAAAGAAATTAATGCCCAGGGCACCGCTATTATTCTCGTGGAGCAAAACGCCCGGAAAGCCCTTGCCATGAGCGATCGCGGGTACGTCTTAGAAATGGGTAAAGAGCGCTATGAAGGACTGGGCAGCGAATTACTCAATGACCCCAAAGTGGGAGAACTTTACCTCGGAATTGTGCGGGCACAGCCTTAGGGCGCTGGGCTAAAAATGGCCGTTTCAAGGGCAATCAGGCTTTTTTCTAGATCATCATTGACAATTTGCACATCAAATTCTGGGGCAGCAGCAATTTCAGTTTCCGCTTGAGCTAAACGGCGGGCGATCGCCTCCTCACTGTCTTGGCCACGGCTGCGCAGGCGGTGTTCCAGTTCTGCTAAAGATGGCGGCAAAATAAAGATGTGACGCGCTTGGGGATAGGATTGGCGCACTTGACGTGCCCCTTGCAGTTCAATTTCGAGGATCACGGTTTTCCCTTGGGCAATGAGTTGAACCAGGGGGTGGCGCGGTGTGCCGTAGTAATGACCTGCAAACTCCGCCCATTCCAAGAGTTGCCCAGCGGCAATCATGGCCTTAAATTCTTCTACAGAGACAAAATAGTAATCCACCCCTTCAACCTCTGTGGGACGCGGCGGCCGGGTCGTGGCCGAAACCGAAAATGCCAGTTCGGGATGGCGTTGCCGCAGTTGCCGTAGGAGCGTTCCTTTGCCGACACCACTGGGGCCAGTAATCACAATGAGTTGCCCGGGCTGGGGCGTTGCACTGGTCATAACTGCATAGGTGAGAAACTTTTTAATCCTACTGTGTTTGCTTAGAGTTTTATCATTAAGGCAACGTGGTTGAGGCATGACCGTGAAGATTCATTTGCCCACTGAAAGTGACAATGTCCGCATTGAAATGCTGCCCCTGATTGATGTGGTCTTTTGTATTCTCACGTTCTTTATTTTGGCGGCGGTGAGTCTGACGCGGCAGCAGGCGATTACGTTGAATCTGCCCCAAGCCAGCACCAGTCAAGCCCAGTCGCAAAAGATGCTGGTGGTGAGCATTGATCCGGCAGGGCAACTCTTTGTGGATAAAGACCCAGTCGACCGCAGTGAACTCTATCAACGCTTGGCCACATACTTGAAAACCAATCCCCAGGGCATGGTAATTTTGCGGGCGTCGCAGGTGGTCAGCTATAACGAAGTCATCCAAGTCTTGGATCTTCTGCGATCCCTAGGGGGCAATCGGGTGGCCTTGGCCACTCAACCCGTTGAACAGCCGGTGCTCAGCACGGAGACCCGCCCTACCCCCCTCCCCTCGCCGCCGGCTAACGACCAACCCATACCCGCCAATCCCTAGGGCGTTACCGTGGAACCGATTTCCAGTATTCCTGTGGCCCCGGTGGGCTTTCGCTCTGGCTTTGTGGCCTTAGTGGGTCGTCCCAATGTCGGTAAGTCCACGCTCTTCAACCATCTGCTGGGACAAAAGGTAGCCATTACCTCCCCTGTGGCGCAAACCACCCGCAACCGCTTACGGGGCATTCTGACAACGGCAACAGCGCAATTTATCTTTGTGGACACACCGGGCATCCATAAGCCCCACCATCGCCTTGGGGAAGTGCTGGTGCACAATGCCAAAGGTGTTCTCAAGCGGGTGGATGCGATTGTCTTTGTGGTGGATGCTGCTAGTCCGCCGGGTCGGGGCGATCGCTACGTGGCGGATCTCCTGACAACGACTCCATCGCCCGTTCTTATGGCCATCAATAAAATTGACCTGCTGCCAGCAGCGGAGCGAGAACAGCGGCAACAGGACTATCAAACCCTTGGCCCTTGGCCGGCCTATCCCTGCTCAGCACTGACTGGAGAGGGAGTTGGTTTGCTGCAATCGGCGATCGCGGCGCAGTTGCCCCTTGGTCCCTATTACTATCCACCGGACATGGTTACCGATCAGCCGGAGCGATTCATCATGGCAGAATTAATCCGTGAACAAATTTTGCACCACACCCGCGAGGAAGTCCCCCATTCAGTAGCCGTAACAATTGAACAGGTGCAGCAGGTGCGCAACCTCACTCATGTGCACGCGGTGATTTATGTGGAGCGTCCAACGCAAAAGGCTATCATTATTGGCCAAGGGGGTCAGTTGCTCAAACAAATTGGCACCGCTGCCCGCCAAGAAATTGAAACCCTCATTGGTGGCAAGATCTATCTAGAACTGTTTGTCAAGGTGCGCCCCCGCTGGCGACAGGATCGGTTGCGCTTAGCGGAGTTGGGCTATCGCATTGAGAAGGATTGAGAACATGGAGACAGTATTGCGAGTCGGTGTGGCAGGGCCCGTGGGTTCAGGTAAAACCGCTCTTGTGGATGCTCTTTGTAAAGCCTTGCGCGATCGCTATCGCCTCGGGGTCGTGACTAATGATATTTACACCCAAGAGGACGCTCAGTTTTTGGTGCGTTCCCAAGCCCTTCCCCCAGAGCGAATTCTTGGCGTTGAAACGGGGGGATGTCCCCACACCGCCATTCGGGAAGATGTTTCCCTCAACCTAGCGGCCATTCAGCAATTGGAAACAGCTCTTCAGCCTTTGGATCTGATTTTTGTTGAGAGTGGCGGCGATAATTTGGCTGCGACATTTAGCCCGGAACTGGTGGATTTAACGATTTACGTGATTGACGTGGCTGCTGGCGATAAAATTCCTCGCAAGGGCGGGCCTGGCATTACCAAGTCGGATTTATTGGTGATTAATAAAATTGATCTTGCCCCCTATGTGGGTGCTGATTTAGAGGTGATGAAACGGGACACCCTAAAAATGCGGGGCGATCGCCCCTATGTGATGACAAACTTGAAAACTGGCCTTGGGCTAGATCAGGTGATTGCTTTTCTCACATTCCACCTGGCAGCATAAATATCATCACATGGAATTTGACCCAATGCACAACAAGTCACTGGTCATCATCACTGGCACTGCAACAATTTGCCCCTTAAAATCGTTCTATCGGTGTTGACAGCTAGGAAGTATGATGAACTACCCATGGTTCTCACGGTTCTCATGCCCTTATTTGCCGCTCTGGTTCGACCTACGATGTGCTTACCGCAAAGCACGTTGTCAATTGTAGGGATAATTACCGTGTGATTCCTATCAGGAGGCCTACGCCTGATTTCAATGGGATTAAATTTTTGCCGATACAGAACCGATACAGATTTAGCTGTTGTGGAATTCACGAGCCCAAAAACCCAAAAAAGACTATCCGGTAGCTACGCTAACAAACTCTAACTTTGCCAAGAAAGGGTCACAGGTCTGTAGCGCTGGATCGCTGCAGCCCTGGGGCAAGTGAGTTCCTATTCATTGCCTGTTCAATTGCGAGGATTGAGTGATATGGCGATTCAAGGGGGGAGCCGCCCCATTGCTGTGCTCCTCAGTTTGGCAGTGGGCATGATTGGAGCGATCGCCCATGCCTCTTGGGCAAGTTATCGTCCACCTGCAAACATTGGCCGCCCCGGTAATCGTGAGGGAGCCGCAACGCGAATTGCCCGTCCCATGCTGCTGCGGGAGAGTACCGGTAGTACCGAAAGGTGTCTGACTGAGCCAAAGCAAACCGTGGTTGCCCTCGTGCCCAAGGATAACAATGGCCTCAGCAGCACATCCACCCCCGCCCTCTATAGCTTCATTCCCGCCAATAGGGGAGCCGCCCTAACCCTGACCCTGCGGGATCCCCAAGGTACAGAAGTCTATCGCCAAGAGCGTCCTGCCCCCACAGCAGCGGGCATTATTGGCTGGCCCGTGGAGAATGTCTCCCTCAAAAACGGTGTGGATGACCAGTGGCAACTGACTCTCACTTGCACCAATGGCACCACGGCCCTCAAAACTGTCAGCTGGTTGCGACCGGTGCCCTTATCCCTCAGCCAACAGCAGCGAATTGTCCAAGCTAAAGATGTAGCGGATGCCTTTGCCGTGGCAGGCTACTGGTACGATGCCCCCTCAATCAACTTGCTCAACAACGCCTAGCGCAGCCGGAGAATGCCCAACTCCAGCAAAAATGGCAAGCCCTCTTACCGTCTGCCCCTGTTCAGTTGACCAATGTGGCGAATCAACCCCTCCTTCCCTGGCCATCCCAGCCCTAGCTCCCTAGGGAGAGACTTGCCAGCCACTCGTAGAGGTCAGGAATATTGGCATTGGGTTGAAGGAGATCCTCCTTCATGCGCATGAGTGCCTTGGCCAAAGGTTGGGCGCGATCGCGATACTCTGCGACACTGGCCAGCAAATCTGTAAACACCTGTTCTTCGATCTGGGCGCGAGGGGGTGGCTCAGCCGTTGCATCACGGTAGGTTTCATAGGCCACAGGGGTTGCGGCAAACCCCAGTCGAAAAATAAAAGCCTTAGCTGCCTCTTGTAGTTGCCCTTGGAGCGATCGCACAGACAACTCACCGCGCTCAAAGCCCACTTCTCCTTTGAGGCTGACTTCAACAATCGCCTCTGCCATGTCTGACTGATGCCGCTGCACCAATTGCTGGAGTCGGCTCTCCACCTGGCTCACGGTGTCACTGGGGGTGAGAGTAAGGGTGTAGCGATGGATGGGACGCTGCCAATAGTCGCGCTTGAGTTCCGCCTGGGGTGGTCCCTGATCAAGGCTGACCAACAGTACTCCCCGTGGATTTTGCTGCTGATTTTCCTGAATCGAATTGGCCTCAACGGAGCCGGGATTAAAGATCCAGTCCTCAACGGCATAGTGGCGATGGATATGCCCTAAGGCCAGGTAATCCACACCCGCTTGGCGCAGGGGTAGGAGTTCGTTGTAGCGCAATGCCCCTTGGTAGCGGGAGACTTGCCCCTCAAGACCGTGGTGAAAGAGCAGAATCGTCGCACCAGCAGCGGGGGGCAGTGCCTGAATTTGGCTAGCAAGCTGTTGAATGGCCCGGGGGGCACTGGCACCATACCACTGGGAACCAATTACGCGCACACCACAGGGAAGATCAATATACCCACCCCGCACTGTTTCTGTATCCCAGGGCTGGAGAGCACCTGTCTCGTCGGGTTCCAAAAGATAGAGGTAGTCCTTTTCGCAGAGGTAGCGTAGCCAATTGGACTTGACACCGTAGGGGCAGTTGTCGTGGTTGCCCTCAATGGCGAGCACTGGAATTCCCGCCGATCGCACCTTATCAAGGACGTATTCCGCCTGATTGAGAATGCCGGGGGTAATCATCCGCTCCTCAAAGAGATCACCGGCAATCAGAACAAAGTCGACCCGTGCCTCGATGGCGTAGGTTTCCAAGGCACTGTCAAAGGCACGGAAAAAGTCCAGCATGCGGCTGGGGTTGTCTTGGCGATATTTGTTGTAGCCCAGGTGGACATCGGCAACATGCAGAAACCGCACCATTTGACCCTGTCTCCTAGGGACGATCGCTGGCAAGTTGGGCAAGGCGGACTGCCCAATTGGGATAGGCCTCTGCTGCTTGATCGGTGGCTACCACTTCCACAGTGCGATAGCAGGCCACAGGCAAGTTTAACAAACTGGCCAGAAATGCAGCTAAATCTTCACGACTCAGAAAACCCGTCAGGCGATCGCCTTGATCCAGGCGCAGTTCTTTGCCGCCGGGCTGATCCGTCAGACCACAGGGACGGACAATCGTATAGGGAAGACCACTTTGGCGCAGCATATTTTCCGCTGCTAGTTTCCACGTCAGGAGGCCCCCCAATTGTTTGTTGTATTGAACCGCCAAGGGCTGTCCCTTAACATCAAGATTTGCTTGCTGCGGACGGGTAACCCCAGCAGAACTGACCTGAATAATGCGAGGTAAGGGCAAGCCCCCATAGGCTTGGATGAACTCTATCTCAAGCCTGAAGGAGCCGGGGCGAAAGTGAGGGTTGAGGGCACCGTCATACTCAAACTTGCTCAGCATCAGTTGCAGTGAGTAAATTTGCCCCACATTCAGCGGCGGGGCATTGGTGGCCGTGCGTGCCCGAAATACAGGGATAAAGTGGCTAAAGGGCAACTCAACCGTGATCCACTGATCGGCCGCCGTATCAAAAGAGATGGCATAGCCGACG
Proteins encoded in this window:
- a CDS encoding zinc-dependent alcohol dehydrogenase family protein encodes the protein MKAIAITEFGEPDVLVLREVPEPQIEAADEVKIQLWAASVNPIDTKLRQRGTFFPDRRPAILGCDGAGVVVAVGAAVQRFRIGDEVYFCYGGLGDRGGCYAEYAVVPEAAVAHKPKTLSFIQAAALPLAVITAWEALGDRGAVPALNVLSTAKTVLIHAGAGGVGHLAIQLAQRAGAQVATTISSPAKAQFTEALGATLAINYTTTDWVQAVLDWTDGKGVDLALDTVGGATFAETFKAVRPYGTLATLLEPAADTPWKIARQRNLLIQLTLMLTPQLMGLREALAHQGKILEQVASLVDRGELRVVVDKTFPLGAAADAHRYLSQRLVQGKVVLIP
- a CDS encoding ABC transporter ATP-binding protein; amino-acid sequence: MSLLQVTDVYAGYIPDVDILRGVNFRLEAGELVAVIGPNGAGKSTLAKTIAGLLTPRLGTITLAGEDITYLRPHEIVKKGIGYVPQIANVFRSLTIEENLEMGAFTKTGNLKALKERVYDTFPRLAERRQQRAGTLSGGERQMLAMGRAMMLDPQIMVLDEPSAALSPALVNDVFAKIKEINAQGTAIILVEQNARKALAMSDRGYVLEMGKERYEGLGSELLNDPKVGELYLGIVRAQP
- the gmk gene encoding guanylate kinase → MTSATPQPGQLIVITGPSGVGKGTLLRQLRQRHPELAFSVSATTRPPRPTEVEGVDYYFVSVEEFKAMIAAGQLLEWAEFAGHYYGTPRHPLVQLIAQGKTVILEIELQGARQVRQSYPQARHIFILPPSLAELEHRLRSRGQDSEEAIARRLAQAETEIAAAPEFDVQIVNDDLEKSLIALETAIFSPAP
- a CDS encoding biopolymer transporter ExbD; the encoded protein is MTVKIHLPTESDNVRIEMLPLIDVVFCILTFFILAAVSLTRQQAITLNLPQASTSQAQSQKMLVVSIDPAGQLFVDKDPVDRSELYQRLATYLKTNPQGMVILRASQVVSYNEVIQVLDLLRSLGGNRVALATQPVEQPVLSTETRPTPLPSPPANDQPIPANP
- the era gene encoding GTPase Era, whose translation is MEPISSIPVAPVGFRSGFVALVGRPNVGKSTLFNHLLGQKVAITSPVAQTTRNRLRGILTTATAQFIFVDTPGIHKPHHRLGEVLVHNAKGVLKRVDAIVFVVDAASPPGRGDRYVADLLTTTPSPVLMAINKIDLLPAAEREQRQQDYQTLGPWPAYPCSALTGEGVGLLQSAIAAQLPLGPYYYPPDMVTDQPERFIMAELIREQILHHTREEVPHSVAVTIEQVQQVRNLTHVHAVIYVERPTQKAIIIGQGGQLLKQIGTAARQEIETLIGGKIYLELFVKVRPRWRQDRLRLAELGYRIEKD
- the ureG gene encoding urease accessory protein UreG — translated: METVLRVGVAGPVGSGKTALVDALCKALRDRYRLGVVTNDIYTQEDAQFLVRSQALPPERILGVETGGCPHTAIREDVSLNLAAIQQLETALQPLDLIFVESGGDNLAATFSPELVDLTIYVIDVAAGDKIPRKGGPGITKSDLLVINKIDLAPYVGADLEVMKRDTLKMRGDRPYVMTNLKTGLGLDQVIAFLTFHLAA
- a CDS encoding DUF928 domain-containing protein, with the protein product MAIQGGSRPIAVLLSLAVGMIGAIAHASWASYRPPANIGRPGNREGAATRIARPMLLRESTGSTERCLTEPKQTVVALVPKDNNGLSSTSTPALYSFIPANRGAALTLTLRDPQGTEVYRQERPAPTAAGIIGWPVENVSLKNGVDDQWQLTLTCTNGTTALKTVSWLRPVPLSLSQQQRIVQAKDVADAFAVAGYWYDAPSINLLNNA
- a CDS encoding DUF928 domain-containing protein — translated: MVRCPLNQLAQQRLAQPENAQLQQKWQALLPSAPVQLTNVANQPLLPWPSQP
- a CDS encoding DNA repair exonuclease; the encoded protein is MVRFLHVADVHLGYNKYRQDNPSRMLDFFRAFDSALETYAIEARVDFVLIAGDLFEERMITPGILNQAEYVLDKVRSAGIPVLAIEGNHDNCPYGVKSNWLRYLCEKDYLYLLEPDETGALQPWDTETVRGGYIDLPCGVRVIGSQWYGASAPRAIQQLASQIQALPPAAGATILLFHHGLEGQVSRYQGALRYNELLPLRQAGVDYLALGHIHRHYAVEDWIFNPGSVEANSIQENQQQNPRGVLLVSLDQGPPQAELKRDYWQRPIHRYTLTLTPSDTVSQVESRLQQLVQRHQSDMAEAIVEVSLKGEVGFERGELSVRSLQGQLQEAAKAFIFRLGFAATPVAYETYRDATAEPPPRAQIEEQVFTDLLASVAEYRDRAQPLAKALMRMKEDLLQPNANIPDLYEWLASLSLGS